GCATCCGCGACGGCGCGATGGAGTTCATGCTGGATGTCAGCGTGAACATCGTCGACGACGTGCTGCAGGAGGAGTTGGCCCGCGCCTCGGACGACGGGATGAAGAACATCGTCGCCACGATCCAGCGCGACCAGAACGCCATCATCCGCGACGCCGAGGCGCATACCCTGATCATCCAGGGCGTCGCGGGGTCGGGCAAGACCTCGATCGCGCTGCACCGGATCGCCTTTCTGCTTTACCGGTTCAAGGACACGCTCAGTTCTGCCGATATCCTGATCATCTCGCCGAACCGCGTCTTTGCCGACTATATCGGCAACGTCCTGCCGGAACTTGGCGAGGAAACCGTGCCCGAGATCGGGATGGAAACGCTTGCCGCGCAGATCCTCGGGCCGAAGATCCGGTTCCAGAGCTTCTTCGAGCAGACCGCGCGGCTGCTGGACAGCGACGACCAGGCCATGAAGGAGCGGATCCGCGCGAAGGCGGCGCCCGAGTTCCTGCGCCAGATCGAGGCCTATGCCCGGCATCTGGAAAAGACGTCCTTCGCCCCCGAAGACATCGTCGTGCGCAAGCGTCCCCTGCCGGGGTTCGTCTTCGAGACGACCTGGGGGCGGCTCGGGCAGCTGGACCTGGCCGAACGGATCGTCGCCATGGGAAACTCGGTCATCGAGCAGTTCGAGGCCCAGTACAACGTCGAGCTGCGCAAGGAGGAACGCGCCGTGATCCGAAAGGCTGCGCGCGGGATGGTGAAGCGGACCACGCTGCGCAAGGCCTACAGGGAATTCTTCGACTGGATCGGCCGGCCGGAACTGTTCCAGCCCGTGGGCGGCCGGCTTGAATACGCCGACGTCTTTCCGCTGATCTACCTCCGGATGCTGACCGAAGGCGTCGAGAACCCCCATGCCGGGGTGAAGCATCTGCTTGTCGACGAGATGCAGGACTATACGCCCGTGCAATACGCGGTCCTGGCGCGGCTCTTCAAATGCCGCAAGACCATCCTTGGCGACGCCACGCAGTCGGTGAACCCCTACAGCGCCTCGACGCCCGAGCGGATCGAGGCGGTTCTCGAAGGGGCGTGGCGGGTCACGCTGAACAAGAGCTATAGATCGACCTGGCAGATCATGCAGTTCGCGCTGAAGATCGCGCCGAACCCCGATCTTGTCGCGATGGAGCGGCACGGGCCGGACCCCGATCTGGCAGTGGTCGGAACACAGAAGGATGCCGTGGCACGCATCGCCAAGGCCGTCCGCGACTTTCGCGCCTCGGACCACACAAGCCTTGCCGTACTGGCCAAGACCCAGGCGCAGGCGACGCGGCTGCACGGGGCGCTGACGGATGCGGGCGTAGACGCGCGCCTGCTGGAAGAGGGCAGCGCCGGCTTCTCGACCGGTGTCGTCGTCTGCACGCCGCATCTGGCCAAGGGGCTGGAATTCGACCGGGTGATCATCCCCGACGCGAGCGACGCCGTATTCTCCACCGAGATGGACCGGAACCTGCTCTATGTCGCCTGCACCCGCGCCATGCACCAGCTGAGCCTGATCTCTGTCGGCGCGCCATCCAGGTTCCTGGAGGCGACCGAAGGCGACCGTGCGCGGAACGGGACCCGCCAGGCGGTCTGATCCCCTGGCGGCAGCCTGCGCCGGTGCGCCGGTCCCCGACGGGTAGACAGAAGGCGTCCCGGCCCCTATGCTTGGCCGCGTAACCGGCTGGCCATGACCGTCACATCGCGACGGTCGGCAGCATGTTCACCGAAAAATTGCCGATGCTTTGCGCCTGATCCGTGCCGAAAGGCTGGTCGATCGGCGCTGGAAGCAACGACGGAACGAAGGAAACAGGATGAGTCTGAAAGTACAAATTCACGACAGAGAGACCGAGATCGTTGGAAAAGGGACGATAGACGGCATCGTGCCGTTCTATTTCAAGGATCAGGGCCATCGCTGGATGGTCCGGATCGGCCAGCATTGGACCTTCAAGCAGACAGAGGCCGGAGCGGATGCGGCACCGAGCACCCCTGCGGCACGCAGCAGGATGTACTGGGCCATCGCGCAGTTCCGGAACCAGTCGCGTGACGCTCCGGACGCGCAAGGGGCCTGAACGGACGAACCCGGACGCCATTCGAGGAGAAGACATGAACCAGAAGATCGCCCTGGTCGCGAACATCAGCCAGAAGACGGCCCTTCGCCTGCATCGGTATCTGATGGATTTCAGCGACGGGACGCATCGGCTGCTCTGGTCAGGGGACCGCGCCTACATCGAGGTCGAATGCCCCAGGGACGCAGAGCTGATCCAGCGCGAATTTCCCCGCCTGATGCGGGATGGGGCCCGATACACCGGCGCGACTTTCCCCTGGTAGGCGCGTCCGCCCGAGGTGCGGGGCAAGACCGAAGACGCCGCGGACCCATCATCGGCGGAATTCAAGAGCCGTCGCGATTTCCCCAACTCCCGCCCGCGTGACGCGCAGCGGCAGCGGCGCGCGATACGCGGGTGTTCGCAGCACTCTTGCGCAGACACGGCCGAGACGGCCTGATCGCCTGCCATTGCGCGCCCCGGGGCCGCGCAAACACATCGCATGCCCCGATCTCGATGCGGTGCCGCGGACCGAACGCGAATTCCCTGGGCTGGGCGCCGCGATGTCCGGGCATAGCGAAGTGACGCCTGGATGATCTGCCGCGCCCCCGCACGGGCCGGGATCCGCAGTCTTTCGGCACTGTCGGCGGCGGGTGCTATTCTTCCGGTACGGCTTGGACCAGCAGTTCCCGCGTGAGACGCCGGTCGATCAGGATGCATCCGGCTGTCAGCACCAGGCACCAGGCGCTCATGAACAGGGTCTGGGTGGGAAAATCCACGCCGCGGTCGATCAGGATGCCGGTGATCCCGGGGCCGATCGCCGTCGCGATGACCATGACGGTCGTCGCAAGCGACCGGATCGAGCCCAGGTGCCGCGTTCCGTAGGCGACCGGCAGCAGGACGCCCCACAAGGCGCTTGCGGTGCCCTGCGTGATGCCGATGACGCCAAGCGCCACCCACCAGGCGGCAACCTGGTCGGCAGGGCCGATCAGGGCGATCCCGATACCCATGGGTATAAGGAGAACCGACAGAAGCCGCTGCGCCCCGAACCGATCGGCCGCCCATCCCGCCACGAAGGCCGAGGCAACGGTCGCCGTCGCGAAAGCCGAGTATCCCGGCGCCATCTGCACCAGCGTCCAGCCCTTGACCTCGGCGATATGGACCTGCTGGAAGAACACCACCGTGCCGATGAAGCCCGGCGTCAGCAGGACCGGCAGAAGCGCCGGCAGAAGCCAGTGGCGCGCGGCGTCCTGCCGGCGCCAGTGACGTCCATGAAGTCCCGGAACCATCATTGCGC
This Halovulum dunhuangense DNA region includes the following protein-coding sequences:
- a CDS encoding HelD family protein; its protein translation is MTLDKDLETRRLTDCLARIDVNLGQIGARLSDYQRDIQAAHDHMWEARRDMDHLDKVAMRQSIDQMMRSSDVLRAQAKKLAKLRKSPYFGRFDFRRQDRNETGSYYIGIHDFRDEDTQEPWVYDWRAPVSSLFYDFETGPARYEAPSGTIPGDLTLKRQFRIRDGAMEFMLDVSVNIVDDVLQEELARASDDGMKNIVATIQRDQNAIIRDAEAHTLIIQGVAGSGKTSIALHRIAFLLYRFKDTLSSADILIISPNRVFADYIGNVLPELGEETVPEIGMETLAAQILGPKIRFQSFFEQTARLLDSDDQAMKERIRAKAAPEFLRQIEAYARHLEKTSFAPEDIVVRKRPLPGFVFETTWGRLGQLDLAERIVAMGNSVIEQFEAQYNVELRKEERAVIRKAARGMVKRTTLRKAYREFFDWIGRPELFQPVGGRLEYADVFPLIYLRMLTEGVENPHAGVKHLLVDEMQDYTPVQYAVLARLFKCRKTILGDATQSVNPYSASTPERIEAVLEGAWRVTLNKSYRSTWQIMQFALKIAPNPDLVAMERHGPDPDLAVVGTQKDAVARIAKAVRDFRASDHTSLAVLAKTQAQATRLHGALTDAGVDARLLEEGSAGFSTGVVVCTPHLAKGLEFDRVIIPDASDAVFSTEMDRNLLYVACTRAMHQLSLISVGAPSRFLEATEGDRARNGTRQAV
- a CDS encoding MFS transporter, producing the protein MMAFVRTNLRWLAAGFLLTFASAFGQTWFISLFAGAIKSEYGLTDGAWGSLYTVATLSAAGLMFWRGAVADTVRLSRLAPVMAGFFALAGIGMASAGSVWLLGLSLFLLRFCGQGMFSHIAMTAMGRWFEATRGRAVSISSLGHPAGEIVVPVLTVLCIAAIGWRPTWIVVAAILCLVIAPAFWFLLKDDRSPQGHTGAMMVPGLHGRHWRRQDAARHWLLPALLPVLLTPGFIGTVVFFQQVHIAEVKGWTLVQMAPGYSAFATATVASAFVAGWAADRFGAQRLLSVLLIPMGIGIALIGPADQVAAWWVALGVIGITQGTASALWGVLLPVAYGTRHLGSIRSLATTVMVIATAIGPGITGILIDRGVDFPTQTLFMSAWCLVLTAGCILIDRRLTRELLVQAVPEE